A stretch of the Salvelinus fontinalis isolate EN_2023a chromosome 22, ASM2944872v1, whole genome shotgun sequence genome encodes the following:
- the LOC129820023 gene encoding uncharacterized protein LOC129820023: protein MHVYQINCIQFKVIDVLTGEGHKVIFSEDRPSMTSSLDSTVCIASSPESRPGLTSTPVDIARSSSIPEARPSSSSATPGSSPSSESLCCMSSSHDQETHVQRPSDPPGKLLGGQASTLRSQNPLMLNEKDLSDRELMPYANSIINIIMQKMHHDNDLYESVGGQKPLSPRRRSRPALLSQYSPLDNAKIPVLYIPKRADRKSLKSVDPKALRVVRWVLQTIHRRHGWLGQANDHSRQAKESLLLCDVIQVLLEKLDHKTTTGDLQVAPTQTYALHNDDRFKTKLQEATVEPISDIIGHLSINLLRSESCFEPKKRWSSSSTLAKSVSMTNLGSRAVASAVAMDISSNVVEKLKEASGSSKTTCSMTSLRDFVRAMTVSHPELSQQATSCGSKLHNVYREVLEMVVTKLRSCVTKGGSFHKPTEHLAQKMAESCLEVECAFMEILQTLKSHGTGDEACSAWAVDCMSTTISDTMFKRVTEGGHPPHVTHVSGATVTNCGPIRISDVNQQRPIKIKARMSRSSVNLLQTTVEKFVHKLTDERVSIPELGEGMSTSTSPQQGKDPENLRRPQSVQRFTTEPPPELSPRSQLKREELISMLCALMSKSIISSLSLDRAFQVPVDTVSDTKESRTSAVKLGTNARTLVPTPPPRPTNSQRDNKPVQEDSRRRIRPLRTRQAAKRVVSSMDLDISRTTSRSTGMVAQLACPVNSNNNLFSEPPSTSAAISNTSLAASEITENLVCKLLQGDSPDFMSSSNHISPRP, encoded by the exons ATGCATGTATATCAAATAAATTGTATTCAATTCAAGGTAATCGATGTCCTGACTGGGGAGGGCCACAAGGTCATCTTCTCAGAGGACAGGCCAAGTATGACCTCAAGCCTAGACTCCACGGTGTGTATTGCCTCAAGCCCAGAATCTAGACCAGGTCTTACCTCTACTCCAGTGGACATAGCAAGAAGTTCCTCCATCCCTGAGGCCAGACCAAGCAGTTCTTCTGCCACCCCAGGGTCCAGCCCCAGCAGTGAGTCCCTGTGCTGCATGTCCAGCAGCCACGATCAGGAGACCCATGTCCAACGCCCATCTGACCCACCTGGTAAGCTCCTAGGAGGCCAGGCCAGCACCCTGAGATCTCAAAACCCACTGATGCTCAATGAAAAGGATCTGTCAGACAGGGAGCTAATGCCCTATGCCAACAGCATTATCAACATTATCATGCAGAAGATGCACCATGACAATGACCTTTACGAGTCCGTGGGTGGCCAGAAACCACTGTCCCCAAGAAGGCGATCACGCCCAGCTCTTCTGTCACAATACTCTCCTCTGGACAATGCCAAGATCCCTGTGCTTTACATCCCCAAGAGGGCTGATCGGAAATCACTGAAGTCAGTTGATCCGAAGGCCCTGAGAGTAGTCAGGTGGGTGCTGCAGACCATCCATAGACGCCATGGGTGGCTGGGTCAGGCTAACGACCACAGCAGACAGGCCAAAGAAAGCTTGCTGCTCTGTGATGTCATCCAGGTCCTGCTTGAGAAGCTTGACCACAAGACCACTACTGGAGATCTACAGGTGGCACCTACCCAAACATATGCCCTACATAATGACGACCGCTTCAAGACGAAGTTGCAGGAGGCTACAGTTGAACCCATCAGCGATATCATCGGACATCTGTCTATCAATCTGCTGAGGTCCGAGTCTTGCTTCGAGCCCAAGAAGAGATGGTCGTCGTCAAGCACCCTGGCTAAGAGCGTCTCGATGACCAACCTGGGGAGCCGAGCTGTGGCTTCGGCTGTGGCCATGGACATCAGCTCCAATGTGGTTGAGAAGCTCAAAGAGGCCTCAGGTAGCAGCAAGACCACTTGCTCGATGACTAGCCTTCGGGACTTTGTCAGAGCCATGACCGTCAGCCATCCAGAGCTCAGCCAGCAGGCCACCTCGTGTGGGTCAAAACTTCACAACGTCTACAGGGAGGTTCTGGAGATGGTTGTGACCAAGCTGAGGAGTTGTGTCACCAAAGGGGGATCATTTCACAAGCCCACAGAGCACTTAGCGCAGAAGATGGCGGAGAGCTGCCTTGAGGTAGAATGTGCTTTCATGGAGATTCTGCAGACACTTAAGAGTCACGGAACAGGCGATGAGGCATGCAGCGCCTGGGCAGTTGACTGCATGTCCACGACTATCTCTGACACCATGTTTAAACGTGTGACTGAGGGGGGCCATCCTCCTCATGTTACTCATGTCTCTGGGGCGACGGTCACAAACTGTGGTCCAATCAGAATCAGTGATGTTAACCAGCAGCGGCCTATCAAGATCAAGGCTAGAATGTCCAGATCCTCCGTGAACCTCCTACAAACCACTGTGGAAAAGTTTGTGCATAAGCTGACGGATGAGCGGGTGTCCATCCCAGAACTAGGAGAAGGAATGTCTACTTCTACCAGTCCCCAGCAAGGAAAGGATCCTG AGAACCTACGTAGACCACAGAGTGTTCAGAGATTCACTACGGAGCCTCCCCCCGAGCTCTCGCCACGGAGCCAACTGAAACGGGAGGAGCTAATTAGTATGCTGTGTGCATTGATGAGCAAATCCATCATTAGCTCCTTGTCTTTGGATAGAGCTTTTCAGGTTCCAGTTGACACAGTCTCAG ATACAAAGGAAAGCAGAACCTCTGCTGTGAAGTTGGGTACGAATGCCAGAACGTTGGTGCCAACGCCCCCTCCTCGCCCCACTAACAGTCAGAGGGATAATAAGCCTGTCCAagaggacagcaggaggagaaTCCGACCTCTCCGTACTCGTCAGGCTGCCAAGAG GGTGGTCAGCTCCATGGACTTGGACATTTCCAGGACCACTAGTAGAAGCACTGGGATGGTGGCTCAGCTGGCTTGTCcagtcaacagcaacaacaatctCTTCAGCGAGCCTCCCAGCACCTCTGCAGCCATCTCAAACACATCCCTAGCAGCCTCTGAGATCACTGAGAATTTGGTGTGTAAACTCCTCCAGGGGGATTCTCCAGACTTCATGTCATCCAGCAACCACATCAGCCCAAGGCCCTGA